A genomic region of Chloroflexota bacterium contains the following coding sequences:
- a CDS encoding glucose-1-phosphate thymidylyltransferase, whose translation MKGLVLSGGKGTRLRPITYTSAKQLVPVANKPVLFRVIEALRDANIDEIGIVIGDTGAEVRNAVGNGSRWGVKIEYIPQEAPLGLAHAVKISRPFIGDDKFALFLGDNCIEGGVSSLVSGFATSDYNAQIVLKQVANPQQYGVAELRHDGSIERLTEKPRQPRSDLALVGIYMFDQHIWEAVEAIKPSWRGELEITDAIQWLIEHDYHVHAHIHQGWWIDTGKRADMLDANRLVLEEITPHVSGFVDRDSQLVGKVTIEKGAQVINSVIRGPAIIGEDTRIVNSYVGPFTSIYHHCTIEESEIEHSIVLENSEIIRLPNRIEDSLIGRNVKLHTSPMKPKAYRLMLGDNSDVGLL comes from the coding sequence ATGAAAGGTTTAGTTCTGAGTGGTGGTAAAGGCACCCGCCTGCGCCCAATCACCTATACCAGCGCCAAGCAATTAGTGCCTGTCGCCAACAAGCCAGTGCTTTTTCGGGTAATCGAAGCCCTGCGCGATGCCAATATTGATGAAATTGGGATTGTGATCGGCGATACTGGGGCCGAAGTGCGCAACGCCGTGGGCAATGGCTCACGCTGGGGCGTAAAAATCGAATATATTCCCCAAGAAGCGCCGCTCGGCTTGGCTCACGCGGTCAAAATTAGTCGTCCGTTTATTGGCGACGATAAATTTGCGCTCTTTTTGGGTGATAACTGCATCGAGGGCGGAGTTAGTTCGTTGGTGTCGGGCTTTGCCACATCCGATTACAACGCCCAAATTGTGCTCAAGCAAGTTGCCAACCCACAGCAATATGGTGTCGCTGAGTTGCGTCACGATGGCTCGATCGAACGTCTGACTGAAAAACCGCGCCAACCGCGCTCAGATTTGGCCTTGGTCGGCATTTATATGTTCGATCAGCATATTTGGGAAGCAGTTGAGGCGATCAAGCCTTCTTGGCGGGGCGAGTTGGAAATTACCGATGCCATCCAATGGCTGATCGAGCACGATTACCATGTTCATGCCCATATTCACCAAGGCTGGTGGATCGATACCGGCAAACGCGCCGATATGCTCGATGCCAATCGTTTGGTGCTCGAAGAAATCACGCCCCATGTCTCAGGTTTCGTTGATCGCGATTCGCAATTGGTTGGCAAAGTAACGATCGAAAAAGGCGCTCAAGTGATCAACAGCGTGATTCGCGGGCCAGCGATCATCGGCGAAGATACGCGGATCGTTAACTCATACGTTGGACCGTTTACCTCGATCTATCATCATTGTACGATTGAGGAAAGCGAAATTGAGCACTCGATTGTCTTGGAAAATAGCGAAATTATTCGCCTGCCCAATCGGATCGAAGATAGCTTGATTGGCCGCAATGTCAAATTGCATACCTCGCCGATGAAACCCAAAGCCTACCGCTTGATGCTCGGCGATAACTCTGACGTGGGGCTGTTGTAA
- a CDS encoding tetratricopeptide repeat protein, which translates to MADKFRQAELHYRRGLSLEHAGRIAEAVEEYRQALQENPQLRAAHVALAKYYLRNGLLAKAADAWHAVVAIEPDYEALTNYATVLIELKHYHEARQILRLCVELFPLDTFVTYELAYIDFAEGLYQQALDQLLDVRPIYNDEWEFHELIGRCQIKLQLYDAALASFGRAILLVDDDEQIEQLQDLGSIARRYQEFSLVSNEKDAWYATHGLICLGSNLDDGLNLKPHAEFAWSFEAIATTLQRAAALAEAHVWRCDQVLAFDSQSKPLAQAIAQLLQRPYIQKIGDPEKITLVVMAEFEQSAMLEAIAEQLDGLHCIFALSMRTSPDLLDDIPDLIGLPIQKPSLPWTSQSIVSATKTLLATLAQLTPEPNREQQLDYYREQHRLIRLND; encoded by the coding sequence ATGGCTGATAAATTCCGACAAGCAGAATTACATTATCGACGTGGATTATCACTTGAACATGCTGGGCGAATTGCTGAGGCTGTAGAAGAGTATCGGCAGGCATTACAAGAAAATCCGCAGCTTCGGGCTGCTCATGTGGCCTTGGCTAAATATTATTTGCGCAACGGGCTATTGGCCAAAGCGGCTGATGCTTGGCATGCGGTCGTGGCAATCGAGCCAGATTACGAGGCATTAACCAATTATGCCACCGTTTTAATCGAGTTAAAGCATTATCACGAGGCTCGCCAGATTTTGCGTTTATGTGTCGAGCTTTTTCCTTTAGATACCTTTGTAACCTATGAACTGGCCTATATCGATTTTGCTGAGGGCTTATATCAACAAGCGCTCGATCAATTGCTCGATGTGCGGCCAATTTATAACGATGAATGGGAATTTCACGAATTAATCGGGCGTTGCCAAATTAAATTGCAATTGTATGATGCTGCTTTAGCGAGTTTTGGTCGCGCCATTCTGTTGGTCGATGATGATGAGCAAATTGAGCAATTGCAAGATTTGGGCAGTATCGCCCGCCGCTACCAAGAATTTAGCCTCGTTAGCAACGAAAAAGATGCGTGGTATGCGACCCATGGCCTGATTTGCCTTGGCAGCAACCTTGACGATGGCCTAAATCTCAAGCCTCACGCTGAGTTTGCTTGGTCGTTTGAGGCAATTGCCACAACCTTGCAACGGGCCGCCGCCTTGGCCGAAGCCCATGTTTGGCGCTGCGACCAAGTTTTAGCCTTCGATAGCCAGAGCAAGCCCCTAGCCCAAGCGATTGCCCAGCTATTACAACGCCCTTACATCCAAAAAATTGGCGACCCCGAAAAAATAACCTTGGTGGTGATGGCTGAGTTTGAGCAAAGCGCGATGCTCGAAGCCATCGCCGAACAGTTGGATGGGCTGCATTGTATTTTTGCCCTGAGCATGCGCACCAGCCCCGATTTGCTCGATGATATTCCCGATCTGATTGGCCTGCCAATTCAAAAACCCAGTTTGCCTTGGACAAGCCAATCGATCGTGTCTGCCACTAAGACGTTGCTGGCAACGCTGGCGCAACTCACGCCAGAGCCAAATCGTGAGCAACAGCTTGATTATTACCGCGAACAGCACCGTTTAATTAGACTAAACGACTAA
- the ftsY gene encoding signal recognition particle-docking protein FtsY has translation MFRRLFGGEERSEQEIKQEEKKIEQSVQKTRSGFFGRITAIFRSEDPITNELWDELEELLIAGDVGAENALKIVERVREKCEKKGFKFASEARSLLKSELVNRLDVDTPQYSERSTKPYVILVVGVNGVGKTTLIAKLANRYKAMGKNVILAAADTFRAAAIDQLQHWADRVGVPMISQQPGSDPGAVAYDATQATYNQQADVLIIDTAGRLQSKHNLMKELEKISNVVKKRWQYAPHEVLLVLDATTGQNGLIQARAFTQAAQVTHLALTKLDGTAKGGIAFAIVQEIERPIKYIGTGETINDLALFDGESFVNALFEEE, from the coding sequence ATGTTTCGACGACTCTTCGGTGGTGAAGAACGCTCCGAACAAGAAATTAAACAAGAAGAAAAAAAGATTGAACAAAGTGTTCAAAAAACCCGTAGTGGCTTTTTTGGCCGAATTACGGCCATTTTTCGTAGCGAAGATCCGATCACCAATGAGCTTTGGGATGAGCTAGAGGAATTGTTGATCGCTGGCGATGTTGGGGCCGAAAATGCCCTAAAAATTGTCGAGCGCGTGCGCGAAAAGTGCGAGAAGAAGGGCTTTAAGTTTGCCAGTGAAGCCCGTTCGTTGCTCAAAAGCGAGCTAGTCAACCGCCTCGACGTGGATACGCCGCAATACTCTGAACGCTCAACCAAGCCGTATGTGATTTTGGTGGTAGGGGTCAACGGGGTTGGCAAAACCACGTTGATTGCCAAATTGGCCAATCGCTACAAAGCCATGGGCAAAAATGTGATCCTTGCTGCCGCCGATACCTTTCGGGCTGCGGCGATCGATCAATTACAACACTGGGCTGATCGGGTTGGCGTGCCGATGATTAGCCAACAACCAGGCTCCGATCCTGGCGCGGTGGCCTACGACGCAACCCAGGCAACCTACAATCAACAAGCCGATGTGCTGATTATCGACACGGCTGGGCGCTTGCAAAGCAAGCACAACTTGATGAAGGAGCTTGAAAAAATCTCCAATGTGGTCAAGAAGCGCTGGCAATATGCGCCGCATGAGGTGTTGTTGGTGCTCGATGCAACAACTGGCCAAAATGGCTTGATTCAAGCACGAGCCTTTACCCAAGCCGCCCAAGTGACCCACTTGGCCTTGACCAAACTTGATGGCACAGCCAAAGGTGGCATTGCCTTCGCGATTGTCCAAGAAATCGAGCGCCCGATTAAGTATATCGGCACTGGCGAAACGATCAACGATTTAGCCTTGTTCGATGGTGAATCCTTCGTTAATGCGCTCTTCGAGGAGGAATAA